A region of uncultured Desulfobacter sp. DNA encodes the following proteins:
- a CDS encoding sigma-54 dependent transcriptional regulator yields the protein MKKLHFIVRQASRIGDLHRHLASVYDIGSSSRLPTALEALRHRRPEFVFLDIQILQQAASESSYKAVFQTIGLVCPNVSIIVLAPSELIAEAVKIVHEGAETYLTYPLVPDEIGLVVSSIIEQNRAESELKYLREQVWQENEFDLLYSKSPAMKAVFEKIRAVASTKSTVLLTGETGTGKGFTARFIHKLSLRKDERFIEVHCGAIPDTLVESEMFGHEKGAFTGAVRRKLGKFEIAKNGTIFLDEIGTITPPAQIKLLQVLQDGTFHRVGGEEQIQADVRIIAATNADLKQLCDERLFRSDLFYRLNVFPVALPSLKERKEDIPQLAEAFLGRLNTFHSKAISDVHPQVLEAFLAYSWPGNIRELENVLERAYILEKTSVLRPENFPAELFAHKTEVLPGAIDLDLSLAQVRAREAARVERRYLDLMLARCRGKINDTAHASGITTRQLHKLMKRHSLVKEDYKNNS from the coding sequence GTGAAAAAACTTCATTTTATTGTCCGGCAAGCATCACGTATTGGTGATCTGCATCGGCATTTGGCGTCGGTATATGATATTGGCAGCAGCAGTCGGCTGCCAACTGCCCTGGAGGCGTTACGCCACCGCCGACCGGAATTTGTGTTTCTGGATATTCAGATCCTTCAACAGGCTGCTTCGGAAAGCAGCTACAAAGCCGTTTTTCAGACTATAGGTCTTGTGTGTCCCAATGTAAGCATTATTGTTTTGGCCCCGTCTGAACTAATTGCCGAGGCTGTCAAGATTGTTCACGAAGGTGCCGAAACTTACCTGACTTATCCTCTGGTGCCAGATGAGATCGGGCTTGTTGTGAGCAGTATCATTGAGCAGAATCGGGCAGAATCAGAGTTGAAGTATCTGCGGGAGCAGGTATGGCAGGAAAATGAGTTTGACCTGCTTTATTCCAAAAGTCCGGCTATGAAAGCCGTATTTGAAAAAATACGTGCTGTTGCCTCGACCAAGAGTACGGTGCTGCTGACCGGTGAAACAGGAACAGGCAAAGGATTCACGGCCCGGTTTATTCATAAGCTTTCTTTACGGAAGGATGAGCGGTTCATTGAGGTGCACTGTGGAGCCATTCCGGACACCCTGGTCGAGAGCGAAATGTTTGGTCATGAAAAAGGAGCCTTTACCGGGGCTGTCAGAAGAAAACTTGGTAAGTTTGAGATTGCCAAAAACGGCACCATTTTTCTGGATGAAATCGGAACAATCACGCCGCCGGCTCAGATCAAACTGCTCCAGGTCCTTCAGGACGGCACCTTTCACCGGGTGGGCGGAGAAGAGCAGATTCAGGCCGATGTGCGCATTATTGCAGCCACCAATGCGGATTTAAAACAGTTGTGTGATGAAAGGCTTTTCCGATCGGATCTGTTTTATCGGCTCAATGTTTTTCCTGTGGCTCTTCCTTCTTTGAAGGAACGGAAAGAAGATATCCCCCAGTTGGCGGAAGCCTTTCTCGGAAGGCTTAACACCTTCCATTCAAAGGCCATTTCAGATGTCCATCCCCAGGTCCTTGAGGCATTTCTGGCCTATTCCTGGCCGGGAAATATCAGGGAACTGGAAAATGTATTGGAGCGGGCCTACATTTTAGAAAAAACAAGTGTGCTTCGTCCGGAAAATTTTCCAGCTGAGCTGTTTGCCCACAAAACTGAGGTTCTCCCGGGTGCTATTGATCTGGACCTGAGTCTGGCCCAGGTCAGAGCCCGGGAGGCGGCCAGAGTTGAACGTCGGTACCTGGATTTGATGCTGGCCAGATGCAGGGGGAAAATAAACGATACAGCCCACGCCTCCGGTATTACTACCCGCCAGCTTCACAAATTGATGAAAAGGCACTCTCTGGTCAAGGAAGATTATAAAAACAACAGTTAG
- a CDS encoding toxin-antitoxin system HicB family antitoxin, with protein MVRVPPEVHRSLAIQAAESGVSINRLVSSRLSQ; from the coding sequence ATGGTTCGCGTTCCACCGGAAGTTCATAGAAGTTTAGCGATTCAAGCAGCAGAATCAGGGGTAAGCATAAATAGGCTTGTCAGTTCTCGTCTTAGTCAATGA
- the tig gene encoding trigger factor, giving the protein MQVKIEDQSSIKKVLSFEIPKETISKELDKAYADLKKNADIKGFRKGKVPRKVLENRFAADVHAEVAPRLIQEAFIEAIENHKLDIVGGPQLDPPELKPDADYAFEITVEVKPELDDIDFQGLEIKKTLYEVSEAEIESQIYMLQKTMATKQKVEESRPVKEGDFVLIDYEGFLNGEACEHTPKVENYVTAINHEPLPKEFSEKLIGAIPVQDLDVEVVYADDFHDDNLKGKTIIYKVTLKEIQEEVLPPANDDLVKGLGKYETLDEVKTAIRENLAQGIVQRVKHEMSEQIFQALLEKLDFQVPEALVEGELNGIISETEQAYLQNNTSLEEVGLTRELMQNKYRDVAEKQARRHLILSKLIDQEKIELTDEELDESFEEMAQAMSATKDAIKNFFNMDQNQFEYYKHTLLEKKAIDLIIEKSSVVEVKPEDAQEDVAQTVEEGVQA; this is encoded by the coding sequence ATGCAGGTAAAAATCGAAGATCAGAGCAGTATTAAAAAAGTGCTTTCTTTTGAAATTCCTAAGGAAACAATTTCCAAAGAGTTGGATAAAGCCTATGCCGATTTGAAAAAGAACGCCGATATCAAAGGCTTTCGAAAAGGAAAAGTTCCCAGGAAAGTGCTTGAAAACCGGTTTGCCGCAGACGTTCATGCCGAGGTTGCCCCGCGCCTGATCCAGGAAGCTTTTATTGAAGCTATTGAAAATCATAAATTAGATATCGTGGGCGGACCCCAGCTCGACCCGCCGGAACTTAAGCCGGACGCTGACTATGCGTTTGAGATCACTGTTGAAGTGAAACCTGAATTGGATGATATTGATTTCCAGGGCCTTGAAATTAAAAAAACGCTTTATGAAGTGAGCGAAGCCGAGATTGAAAGCCAGATATACATGCTGCAAAAGACCATGGCCACAAAGCAGAAGGTTGAAGAATCACGTCCGGTAAAAGAAGGTGACTTTGTTCTGATTGATTATGAGGGTTTTCTGAATGGGGAGGCTTGTGAACATACTCCTAAAGTTGAAAATTATGTCACAGCGATTAACCATGAACCATTGCCCAAGGAGTTTTCCGAAAAGCTTATCGGTGCCATTCCGGTTCAGGACCTGGACGTTGAAGTTGTGTATGCTGATGATTTTCATGATGATAACCTGAAGGGAAAAACCATTATTTATAAAGTCACGCTCAAGGAGATTCAGGAAGAGGTTCTGCCTCCTGCCAATGATGACCTTGTTAAAGGACTTGGGAAGTATGAAACCCTTGATGAGGTAAAAACCGCCATTCGTGAAAATCTTGCACAGGGTATTGTTCAGCGGGTGAAACACGAAATGAGTGAGCAGATTTTCCAGGCTCTGCTGGAAAAATTAGATTTTCAAGTTCCCGAGGCCTTGGTTGAAGGTGAACTGAACGGCATTATCTCTGAGACAGAGCAGGCTTATCTCCAGAATAACACCTCCCTTGAAGAAGTCGGCTTAACCCGGGAACTCATGCAGAATAAATATAGAGATGTGGCTGAAAAACAGGCTCGCCGGCATCTGATTTTGAGCAAATTGATTGACCAGGAAAAAATTGAACTCACAGATGAAGAACTTGATGAAAGTTTTGAGGAGATGGCCCAGGCTATGAGTGCAACTAAAGATGCCATCAAGAATTTTTTCAACATGGACCAGAACCAGTTTGAATATTATAAACACACCCTGCTTGAAAAAAAGGCTATTGACCTTATAATAGAAAAAAGCAGCGTAGTTGAAGTAAAACCGGAAGATGCGCAAGAGGATGTTGCACAAACTGTAGAAGAGGGTGTGCAAGCGTAA
- a CDS encoding HEPN domain-containing protein, which translates to MPEYENVKVYGNLKISLLTGEAFLNIVAPIDSKSQNGDRYELIYGFSTNGRLLSLQDCIINETPSCSPGLKTQKISVEQIYIRCSRMGRRDNYHDPSKKIKKIIAGFTYLNDWIDIPLFELDVSKTNDNRYIFKETHIVPEDHPVKLKINDFVVKFRFKYGFGELGSHYIDSSQIITEHYFETALEIETDKALSLELWFNLILNPIRELITLGTLMPNWISTLSLVEFTKEREVYTKMYSRNIVCKRKNEKLKFHEMLFCFDDIRNNFAEVIMTWFDIQGKAKYLLGAFFSTLQSKDMYLEHRFLTLTQVGEAYHRVFGDLKKVDFVDKEGRNRKRDPFLKERFEELLQNVNKELVNEVIPEKEKFLDIVRDTRNALSHLDIEGKRHVANHSEMQMLINQLNALLFMLLLDSLKISHNNILSNYRRYRPL; encoded by the coding sequence TTGCCGGAATATGAAAATGTTAAAGTTTATGGCAACTTGAAAATTTCATTGCTTACAGGCGAAGCATTTCTAAACATAGTTGCTCCGATTGACTCAAAAAGTCAAAATGGTGATCGTTATGAGTTGATTTATGGATTCTCAACTAATGGAAGGCTTCTATCTCTACAGGACTGCATTATCAACGAAACCCCAAGTTGTTCTCCTGGGCTTAAAACGCAAAAGATTTCAGTTGAACAGATTTATATTAGGTGTTCGCGTATGGGAAGAAGAGACAACTATCATGATCCTTCAAAAAAAATCAAAAAAATAATAGCTGGCTTTACATATTTAAATGATTGGATTGATATCCCTTTATTTGAATTAGATGTCAGTAAAACAAATGACAATCGTTATATCTTTAAAGAAACGCATATTGTACCAGAAGATCACCCTGTAAAACTTAAAATCAATGATTTTGTCGTTAAATTTCGATTTAAATATGGATTTGGAGAACTTGGCTCTCACTACATAGATTCATCCCAAATTATTACAGAGCATTATTTTGAAACCGCATTGGAAATTGAAACAGATAAAGCATTAAGTCTTGAGTTATGGTTTAACTTAATTTTAAATCCCATTAGAGAATTAATTACACTTGGGACTTTAATGCCAAACTGGATCTCCACTCTTTCTCTTGTTGAATTCACCAAAGAAAGAGAAGTTTATACAAAAATGTATTCAAGGAATATTGTTTGTAAAAGAAAAAATGAAAAGCTCAAGTTCCATGAAATGTTATTTTGCTTCGATGATATTCGGAATAATTTTGCTGAAGTAATTATGACCTGGTTTGATATTCAAGGCAAAGCCAAATATCTCTTAGGTGCTTTTTTTAGCACACTTCAAAGCAAAGATATGTATTTGGAACATCGTTTTTTAACACTTACCCAAGTGGGAGAAGCCTACCATCGAGTATTTGGAGATTTAAAAAAAGTTGATTTTGTCGACAAAGAGGGCAGAAATAGAAAGAGAGACCCATTTTTAAAAGAAAGATTTGAAGAATTACTCCAAAACGTAAATAAAGAATTGGTAAATGAAGTTATCCCTGAGAAAGAAAAATTTTTAGATATAGTTCGGGACACTCGAAATGCGTTAAGCCACCTGGATATTGAAGGCAAAAGGCATGTTGCCAACCATTCAGAAATGCAAATGCTAATCAATCAGCTGAATGCATTGTTGTTTATGTTGCTATTGGATAGTCTAAAAATTTCCCATAACAATATTTTATCCAACTATCGTAGATATCGCCCATTGTAA
- a CDS encoding GNAT family N-acetyltransferase produces MIIETNQLTLIPATAELARAEVNNGCEFARLLGASVPKNWPPESLTDALPLLLKWIEAAPEKVGWFSWYALAQADGQFPPILIGGCGFFGPPCNGAVQLGYSVLSEFQCQGFATEMVRGIVKWAMAQPTVVRIIAETEWENPASVRVLEKVGFTATGSTADMKGTRFELLADS; encoded by the coding sequence TTGATCATCGAAACAAACCAATTAACGCTTATACCTGCAACAGCCGAATTGGCTCGTGCAGAAGTCAACAACGGATGCGAATTTGCACGGCTGCTGGGGGCGTCTGTACCAAAGAACTGGCCCCCGGAATCACTGACTGACGCATTACCATTGTTGCTGAAGTGGATTGAAGCGGCACCGGAAAAGGTCGGCTGGTTCAGCTGGTATGCTTTGGCGCAGGCCGATGGACAATTCCCGCCTATCTTGATCGGTGGATGCGGGTTCTTTGGGCCACCGTGTAATGGCGCAGTGCAACTCGGCTATTCTGTTTTGTCTGAATTTCAGTGTCAGGGATTCGCCACGGAAATGGTACGTGGAATCGTCAAATGGGCAATGGCGCAGCCGACTGTCGTTCGAATCATTGCAGAGACAGAGTGGGAGAATCCTGCCTCAGTGCGAGTGCTGGAAAAAGTTGGTTTCACTGCTACGGGTTCCACCGCAGACATGAAGGGAACAAGATTCGAGTTACTGGCAGATAGTTAA
- the pstC gene encoding phosphate ABC transporter permease subunit PstC, whose product MAENESLGNVGGRTLSKPPTAGDIFFDKSFRFLTRAFTWATVFLLAFIVYKIGGEALPYFPDLGINFLFSSAWDSSEDLFGILPQIWGTVYSSFLALILGGFFGITIAIFITQDFLPHKLEFALKNIIELLAAIPSVVYGLWGIYVLVPLIRPIANFLHNYLGWIPFFSTRLSGLGLLPAALVLSIMILPTVAAISQDAFKAIPHKTKEAAFGMGTTRWEAILRVMLPTASGGIFGALVLGFGRALGETMALAMLVGSMPTLTLSFFSPADTIAALLANTFPEANVGLETGALMYAACALLMITLIVNIAGALIVARTTPGGNKR is encoded by the coding sequence ATGGCCGAAAATGAATCTTTGGGGAATGTCGGAGGAAGGACATTATCCAAACCGCCCACTGCAGGCGATATCTTTTTTGACAAATCATTCAGGTTTCTGACCCGGGCGTTTACCTGGGCCACTGTTTTCCTGCTGGCGTTCATCGTCTATAAAATTGGCGGGGAAGCGTTGCCGTATTTCCCTGACCTGGGGATTAATTTTCTGTTCTCCTCGGCCTGGGACTCAAGTGAAGATTTATTCGGCATCCTTCCCCAGATTTGGGGGACAGTTTACAGCTCATTTCTTGCCCTTATTCTTGGTGGCTTTTTCGGCATCACCATTGCAATATTCATCACCCAGGATTTCCTTCCACATAAACTGGAATTTGCATTAAAAAATATCATTGAGCTGCTTGCCGCCATTCCAAGCGTTGTATACGGGTTGTGGGGTATTTACGTTCTGGTACCGCTTATCCGTCCCATTGCCAATTTTCTGCATAATTATTTGGGCTGGATTCCCTTCTTCTCCACCAGGCTTTCGGGCCTGGGCCTTCTTCCGGCCGCACTGGTGCTGTCCATCATGATCCTTCCCACTGTTGCAGCCATTTCCCAGGATGCCTTCAAGGCCATACCACATAAAACCAAAGAGGCGGCCTTTGGCATGGGCACCACCCGCTGGGAAGCCATTTTGCGGGTCATGCTGCCCACGGCTTCGGGAGGTATTTTCGGTGCGCTTGTGCTGGGATTTGGCCGGGCGCTTGGTGAAACCATGGCCCTTGCCATGCTTGTGGGCAGTATGCCCACACTGACCCTGTCCTTCTTTTCCCCTGCAGATACAATAGCAGCGCTTCTGGCCAACACCTTTCCGGAAGCAAATGTGGGGCTTGAAACCGGAGCGCTGATGTACGCCGCCTGTGCCCTATTGATGATTACCCTGATCGTTAATATTGCAGGCGCTCTCATTGTTGCCAGGACAACACCGGGAGGAAATAAAAGATGA
- a CDS encoding transposase, with the protein MEKKSTPIKGFEQLYAAGDLKFPGNTATLGTTAGFTGLIKTIREKKWSGYAKAPCSGPENVLEYLGRYTHRVAISNHRIISFRDGKVVFTWKDRAHNDTTKEMIMDAVEFIRKFLLHVLPKGFKKIRHFGFLSPRHKTRNIELIRRLTGDDQKAPVRPADESVQEMMLRLTGVDIKACPKYGKGRLTSRYTNCCRYIPVISFQAQKKWSGIHHKRPVGLIQSVENNNGIKPYPWSAPLNPGY; encoded by the coding sequence ATCGAAAAAAAATCAACGCCCATCAAGGGGTTTGAACAATTATACGCTGCCGGAGATCTCAAGTTCCCAGGCAATACAGCAACACTCGGCACAACTGCCGGGTTCACCGGACTGATTAAAACCATCCGGGAAAAGAAGTGGTCAGGATACGCAAAAGCCCCATGCTCAGGTCCGGAAAACGTACTGGAATATCTGGGCAGATACACACACCGGGTGGCCATTTCAAACCACCGGATCATATCCTTTAGAGACGGTAAAGTTGTTTTTACCTGGAAGGATCGTGCTCATAACGACACCACAAAAGAGATGATTATGGATGCTGTGGAATTCATCAGAAAGTTCCTGCTCCATGTACTTCCCAAAGGGTTCAAAAAAATCCGGCACTTTGGTTTTTTATCCCCCAGGCATAAAACCCGGAATATAGAACTGATCCGGCGACTGACGGGTGATGATCAGAAAGCGCCAGTCCGGCCTGCAGATGAATCTGTCCAGGAGATGATGCTCAGGCTGACCGGAGTTGACATCAAAGCATGCCCAAAATACGGCAAAGGGCGACTAACGAGTCGCTATACGAATTGCTGCCGGTATATACCGGTTATATCGTTCCAAGCTCAAAAAAAGTGGTCTGGGATACATCATAAAAGGCCCGTTGGTCTGATACAATCTGTGGAAAACAACAACGGCATCAAGCCGTATCCTTGGAGTGCGCCTTTAAATCCGGGATATTAA
- a CDS encoding radical SAM protein → MDVAAQIHQTRKTFPDFYHTMHWLSPRAAGAAEALRQDLLDKISTYPQAGRLFSETKLYTRSISPGCTLCGQGTWSCLFINGICNAQCFYCPSAQKDHVPPMTSSIEFERPEDYADYVKTFGIKGVAFSGGEPMITFDRISRFLDVLGQNAPCLSHIWMYTNGTLVTTDRLKTLRDKGLKEIRFDLSAVDYCLDNLQKAVGIIPLVTVEIPAIPEDLGRTKPLLQKLADLGVNHLNLHQIRCTQFNLPKLIKRGYTFLHGQGVAVLETELAALELILHSLENGINLPINYCAFTYRQQFQKAAARKRNAGLIKNGWEDITDTGFIRTMTFSGGSDHITSISRYLETKGKKGTDWKVDEEGITLPRSLWPDDQDLSGLTLTVKYHTTALRAAPTMRYPHRPIHLNKDRQLIIEKDNQHQGIQIAGSQIPWFVNFFLFPQEPHPNQTHPGLNPELEEKIFHFEKFSPGLAPYY, encoded by the coding sequence ATGGACGTGGCCGCCCAAATCCATCAAACCCGCAAAACATTTCCCGATTTTTACCACACCATGCACTGGCTATCGCCCCGGGCAGCCGGGGCTGCCGAAGCACTGCGCCAGGATTTACTTGATAAAATCTCCACCTATCCACAGGCGGGACGGCTATTTTCAGAAACCAAGCTATATACCCGATCCATTTCTCCTGGTTGTACACTTTGCGGACAAGGAACCTGGTCATGTCTGTTCATAAACGGAATATGCAATGCCCAGTGTTTCTACTGCCCATCAGCACAAAAAGACCACGTCCCTCCAATGACAAGTTCAATTGAATTTGAGCGGCCTGAAGACTATGCAGACTATGTCAAAACATTCGGTATCAAAGGGGTAGCGTTCAGCGGCGGAGAACCTATGATCACTTTTGACAGGATCAGCCGTTTTTTAGATGTGCTAGGCCAGAATGCCCCCTGTCTTTCCCATATTTGGATGTACACCAACGGCACCCTTGTTACCACAGACCGGTTAAAAACTCTTCGGGACAAAGGCCTTAAAGAAATCCGTTTTGATCTATCAGCCGTAGACTATTGCCTGGACAACCTGCAAAAAGCCGTGGGAATCATCCCCCTTGTAACCGTGGAAATTCCTGCAATACCCGAGGATCTGGGAAGAACAAAACCCCTGCTTCAAAAACTGGCAGACCTGGGAGTCAATCACCTCAACCTCCACCAAATCAGGTGCACCCAATTCAACCTGCCCAAACTGATTAAAAGGGGCTACACCTTTTTACATGGCCAGGGGGTAGCCGTGCTTGAAACCGAACTTGCAGCACTGGAACTTATCCTCCATAGCCTGGAGAACGGCATTAACCTGCCCATCAACTACTGTGCGTTCACATATCGCCAGCAGTTTCAGAAAGCTGCGGCAAGGAAACGAAATGCAGGTCTTATAAAAAATGGCTGGGAGGATATCACCGACACCGGCTTCATCCGGACCATGACCTTTTCAGGAGGATCAGACCACATCACAAGCATCTCAAGATATCTTGAAACAAAAGGTAAAAAAGGAACAGACTGGAAGGTCGATGAAGAGGGCATCACCCTTCCCCGGAGTCTGTGGCCCGACGATCAAGATCTCTCAGGCTTGACCCTGACGGTGAAATACCATACAACAGCCTTGCGCGCGGCCCCGACAATGCGCTACCCGCACAGGCCGATTCATCTGAATAAAGACAGGCAGCTCATCATTGAAAAGGACAACCAGCACCAAGGCATTCAAATTGCCGGTTCCCAAATTCCCTGGTTTGTAAATTTTTTTTTGTTCCCCCAAGAGCCACACCCCAATCAGACGCATCCCGGTCTAAATCCCGAATTGGAAGAAAAAATCTTTCATTTTGAAAAATTTTCCCCGGGGCTTGCCCCCTATTATTAG
- the pstS gene encoding phosphate ABC transporter substrate-binding protein PstS — protein MNFKSLINVALSAAVAATFMVAGSATAGTKITGAGASFPAPIYSEWFKDLAHQTKGELKVDYQSIGSGSGIKNFIGHTVDFGASDAAMKQSEIDQVPEGVQLLPMTAGEIVIAYNLPGIEDIKLPRNVYPEIFLGKITKWNDSKIAAANPGVKLPDTPITIVVRSDKSGTTFGFTGHLSAISSDFKSAVGQGKMVQWPATNMVKGKKNDGVSSAIRQTPGAIGYTEYGFAKLNKLPMACLENKAGKFVCPGPEGGAAALANAVLPDNMIVFINDPEGDASYPIATFTWMLFYKKNKDAHTATALRQMVEYCLDEGQKIADKAGYIPLPKSVVEKVRAASKNIQ, from the coding sequence ATGAATTTTAAATCTTTAATTAATGTTGCTTTATCTGCTGCCGTTGCAGCAACCTTCATGGTTGCAGGCTCCGCAACTGCAGGTACAAAAATCACAGGGGCCGGTGCCAGCTTCCCCGCACCAATTTACAGCGAATGGTTTAAAGACCTTGCACACCAGACAAAAGGTGAACTCAAAGTCGACTACCAGTCCATTGGTTCAGGTTCCGGCATCAAAAACTTCATTGGCCACACTGTTGATTTCGGTGCCAGCGATGCAGCCATGAAACAAAGCGAAATTGATCAGGTACCCGAAGGTGTTCAGTTGCTGCCCATGACCGCCGGTGAAATCGTTATTGCATATAACCTGCCCGGCATTGAAGACATCAAACTGCCCCGGAACGTATATCCCGAAATTTTTCTGGGCAAAATCACCAAGTGGAATGATTCCAAGATCGCTGCTGCCAACCCCGGCGTAAAACTGCCTGACACACCCATCACTATTGTTGTCCGCTCCGACAAATCCGGTACCACTTTCGGCTTCACCGGACATTTAAGCGCCATCTCTTCTGATTTCAAATCTGCTGTGGGCCAGGGCAAAATGGTTCAGTGGCCCGCCACCAACATGGTAAAAGGCAAAAAGAACGATGGCGTGTCTTCCGCCATCCGCCAGACCCCCGGCGCCATCGGTTACACCGAATACGGTTTTGCCAAACTCAACAAACTGCCCATGGCATGCCTGGAAAACAAAGCAGGAAAATTTGTATGCCCCGGACCTGAAGGTGGGGCTGCTGCACTGGCCAACGCTGTTCTGCCTGACAACATGATTGTATTCATCAACGATCCCGAAGGCGATGCCTCCTACCCCATCGCAACCTTTACCTGGATGCTGTTCTACAAAAAGAACAAAGATGCACATACTGCTACGGCCCTTCGCCAGATGGTTGAATACTGCCTGGACGAAGGTCAGAAAATTGCCGACAAGGCCGGTTACATCCCCCTTCCTAAAAGTGTTGTAGAAAAAGTTAGAGCCGCGTCCAAAAACATTCAGTAA
- the clpP gene encoding ATP-dependent Clp endopeptidase proteolytic subunit ClpP, which yields MPLIPMVVEQSNRGERAYDIYSRLLKDRIIFLGSAIDNEVANLIVAQMLFLESEDPEKDINFYINSPGGVVTAGMAIYDTIQYIKPDVATVCIGQAASMGALLLTAGTAGKRFALPNARIMIHQPLGGAQGQATDIKIQATEILRMKDCLNEILAKHTGQDIEKVAADTERDFFMSGAQALEYGIVDRVVSDRSQLEQVSEQEASKES from the coding sequence GTGCCTCTTATTCCAATGGTTGTTGAACAGAGCAACAGGGGAGAACGTGCTTATGATATTTATTCTCGTCTTTTAAAAGACAGGATTATTTTCCTGGGATCAGCCATCGACAATGAAGTGGCCAATCTCATTGTTGCCCAGATGTTGTTTCTTGAATCCGAAGATCCTGAGAAAGATATCAATTTTTATATCAATTCTCCTGGAGGCGTTGTGACAGCAGGCATGGCTATTTATGATACAATCCAGTACATCAAACCTGATGTGGCAACAGTGTGTATAGGCCAGGCAGCCAGTATGGGCGCATTACTTCTCACTGCTGGGACAGCCGGCAAACGATTTGCCCTCCCCAATGCCAGGATTATGATTCATCAGCCCCTGGGCGGTGCCCAAGGGCAGGCAACTGATATAAAAATCCAAGCCACTGAAATTTTGAGAATGAAAGATTGTTTGAACGAAATTTTAGCAAAGCATACAGGTCAGGACATTGAAAAAGTTGCGGCTGATACCGAGCGTGATTTTTTCATGTCCGGGGCGCAAGCTTTGGAGTACGGCATTGTTGACCGTGTGGTTAGCGACAGAAGCCAATTGGAACAGGTCTCTGAGCAGGAGGCGTCAAAGGAGTCATAA